The following DNA comes from Gottschalkia purinilytica.
AATATATCGATTTTATCTCTTCATTCTGACCTTCTAAATCATACAAAATATCTATTAAACTTTGATTATCAATAACTTTAGAATCTTTTTTTAAACTTAAAAATTGGAGTCCATCAATATTGTGCCAACAATCTCTCATTTTTTCTATATTGTTTGTGTAAATAAAGTATGAATTTATGGCTCCAATTGATGTACCTGATATAACATTAAATGCTATGTTTTTTTCTTTTAAAGCATATATAGCACCTGCTTGAAATGCTCCTTTTGCTCCTCCACCTTTTAAAAAAATTCCGTTCAATAATACCACCTCATTTTTATTCTTTAGTCAAGATTAAGACCTCAGTCTTTAACCGAGGCCTTATTATAGTCTATTATTTATTTTAACAGTTTTTCAAAATCTTATAACAGCTTAGATAATGATTCCTTTACTTGATTTAAGTATTCTATAGCTTTTTCCTCATTAGCTCTTGGTAATCCACCAAATAGCTTTCTATCTACTACTTCCATAGCACTGAACTCAAAAATCCCTTTATTTATAGTAGTTTCTAGAGCTTTGTCCATTCCATTGTTCTCATATGTTTCATTGAGTGAACCCATTGGGTTAAATAAGAATACTTTTTTACCTTCCAACAATCCTTTTGATCCACTTTCTGTGTACGTATAAGCAAAGTCATATGCAAACACTCTATCTATATATCCTTTTAATATACTAGGAATTCCCCACCATATTGGAAATATAAAAGTTATTACATCAGCCCAATTTATATAATCCTGCTCTTTTCTTATTTCATCTGGCAATATTCCTTCTTCTGAATCTTTCAATTCTTTTAGTGATAGGACTGGATTAAAATTTATTGCATAAAGATCTCTTACTTCAACTTCGTGTCCTTTTTCCTTTGAATATTCTTTTACTAACTCTTTTATTGAATGTGAAAAACTATTTGGATCAGGATTGGCATAAACTATTAAATTTTTCATTATAACTCCTCCTTTATCATCTTATAGTTCTTTATTTTACCTCAATGTATATATTTTCCATTATATCACAATTTTTCAGTTATAAAGTAGTATACCCTTATATATTCATTAAAAACATATCTATATACTCTTATTTTCCTTCCCTAATAGGTAAATCCTTTTTACAAAGTGGACAATCTTTTTCTTCAAAGCTTTTAAGGTTTAGCTTTCTACAACTATATATTGGATATCCTATATCAATGCCTTCTTTATCTACTATACAAGCAACTCCTATTACTTTTGCCATTAAACTTTCAAATAATTCTATTATTTCTTTAGATGTTTTACCTGTTGCTACTACATCATCTGCTATAAGTATTTTTTGTCCTTCTTTAATCTCAAATCCTCTTCTTAATGTCATCTTACCATTTTTTCTCTCTGTAAATATTACTGGTTTTCCTAATTGCCTTCCTATTTCATATGCTACAATTATACCTCCAATAGCAGATCCAACAATTATGTCAAAATCTAAAGTTTTAACTTTATTCACAACAATTTTTAAAAATTCCTCTGCTTTATCTGGATACTGTAAAAGTTTTGCACATTGTATGTATTTATCACTATGTTTTCCTGATGATAAAATAAAGTGTCCTTCCAAAAGTATTTCTTTTTCCTTTAAAGTTTCTATTTTCATATTATGTCCCTTCCCCCTTGACTTTTAAGGTCATAAACTACTCCTAAAAAGAGGTACTTTTTATTTAATATTATTAATAATATAATTCTGTTTTTTGTAATTATATCATAATGCTAGTGTTTATTCATAAAGTGAAACTTGTTTCAGATGTTGACTTAATTATTTTCTCCTAGTATTCCTATTTCCTATCATGTGTTTTGACTGTATAGAGATTATCTATGAGAACATTCCTCTTATCACCATTTTCTATTTCATTATTTTTTACAAATTTTGTATAATTATATATGATATTGACAGATATTTTTCAAAAGGAGGCTTTATAAATGAGTGGTAAACGTAAAATGTTTATCTATGGGGGAATTATAGGTCTTATTGGTGCTATTCTTATGAAAATGGGAAATCCTGGTAACATGGGTATATGTATTGCTTGTTTTTATAGGGATATTGCTGGTGCTGTAGGTCTTCATCGGGCAGAAGTAGTTCAATACATAAGACCTGAAATTATTGGATTTATTTTTGGTGCTTTTATTATTGCCATTTTTAAGGGAGACTTTAAATCTAGAGGAGGCTCTTCTCCAATAGTAAGATTTTTCTTAGGTTTCTTTTTAATGATTGGTGCATTAGTATTCTTAGGTTGCCCTTTAAGGATGATTCTAAGGTTAGCTAATTGGGACTTGAATGCTCTTGTTGGATTAGGTGGATACGTCTTTGGGATTTTTATTGGTATTCAATTCTTAAAGAAAGGTTATACTCTTGGCAGAAGTGTAGAACAAAGCAAAATATCTGCTTACTTAATACCTATTGTAGCTGTTGTTCTTTTAATTTTCCTAGTTATTAAACCTGCATTTATTTTCTTTAGTACAGAAGGACCTGGCTCAATGAAAGCTCCTCTTATCTTATCTTTAATTCTTGGCATGGTAGCTGGTGCTATTTTACAAAGAAGTAGAATTTGTACTGCTGGTGGGTTTAGAGACGCTATGCTTATTAAAGATTACCATTTTCTATGGGGTATATTGGGAATATTTACTTTAAATTTAATTGCTAATCTCATCTTAAACTTTGATAATTTTAATATTAGTTTTGCAAACCAACCTGTTGCTCATACTAATCAACTATGGAACTTTTTAGGAATGGTACTAGCAGGAGTTTGTTCATCTCTTCTTGGGGGTTGCCCAATTAGGCAAACTATTCTTGCTAGTGAGGGAGATACAGATGCGGGAATCACAATTCTTGGTTTAATTGTAGGAGCCGCTTTTGCTCATAATTTTGGTTTAGCTTCTAGTGGAGAAGGAGCTACTGCAAATGGAAAAATTGCTGTTATTGTTGGTATAGTATTCGTTCTATTTATTGCTTATAGTATAGTAACAAGTAAAAATAAAGAAGAAATCCAGAATAAAGGGGTTGTAAAGAATGCCTAATATATTAGATGCTAGAGGTAGATCTTGTCCTGAACCTGTTATTATAACAGAAAATGCTATTAAATCTAACCCTAATAGTTCTCTCAAAGTTTTAGTTGATAGCTATGCAGCTGTAGAAAACATAACTAGATTTGTTACTAAGAAGGGTTATAATGTGAATATAGAAGAAAATAATCATGAATTTACTCTAAATATAAAAAAATAGGTGATCTCATGGAAGAATCTTATTGCATAGTCACATTTCATATTACTCAACATTCTTTAATATTTGAAAAGATTTTAAAAGACAAAGGACTTGAGGTTCAACTAATGCCTGTGCCAAGACAGATTAGTTCTAGTTGTGGTATATCCGCCAAAGTTTCTTGTAATAAAAAAGCTAAAATCCTTCAACTTTGTAAGGATGAAGATATTCATATTGACTCCTTTCATAGGGTTGAAAATCAAAAAAGAAATAATTGGTTTTTAAAGTACCTAAAAAAATAGCCATCTAATATATTAGATGGCTATTTTTTTATTTGATAGTATAAGTCGATTATTATTTGAGTTGATAATTTAATCATATCAAATTTATATTTACCTTTATTCAAAAATTTGAGTTATCTATATGGACCTTAAATAAACTAGAAGTATATAATTCTTACCTATGAAATCTAATTTATCAGATTTAAATTTATCATTGAAATATTTGTTATAAATTTCCTATAATGTGTAAATACTCTAGAATAAGATAAAACTTAGCTTTTAAACAACTTATGAAAATCATTAGTTTATTGGAGGTATTAGCATGATAGATAAAATGCTTTATAAAACTATACTAAAAAACTCTCTTTCAGATCCTGCTGAAATTCAGTTCTGGGATGGAGAAGTAGTAAGATATAACGAAGGCAGTCCTCAGTTCAGAATTGTTTTTAACAAATCAA
Coding sequences within:
- a CDS encoding NAD(P)H-dependent oxidoreductase; this encodes MKNLIVYANPDPNSFSHSIKELVKEYSKEKGHEVEVRDLYAINFNPVLSLKELKDSEEGILPDEIRKEQDYINWADVITFIFPIWWGIPSILKGYIDRVFAYDFAYTYTESGSKGLLEGKKVFLFNPMGSLNETYENNGMDKALETTINKGIFEFSAMEVVDRKLFGGLPRANEEKAIEYLNQVKESLSKLL
- the pyrE gene encoding orotate phosphoribosyltransferase — protein: MKIETLKEKEILLEGHFILSSGKHSDKYIQCAKLLQYPDKAEEFLKIVVNKVKTLDFDIIVGSAIGGIIVAYEIGRQLGKPVIFTERKNGKMTLRRGFEIKEGQKILIADDVVATGKTSKEIIELFESLMAKVIGVACIVDKEGIDIGYPIYSCRKLNLKSFEEKDCPLCKKDLPIREGK
- the yedE gene encoding YedE family putative selenium transporter, whose translation is MSGKRKMFIYGGIIGLIGAILMKMGNPGNMGICIACFYRDIAGAVGLHRAEVVQYIRPEIIGFIFGAFIIAIFKGDFKSRGGSSPIVRFFLGFFLMIGALVFLGCPLRMILRLANWDLNALVGLGGYVFGIFIGIQFLKKGYTLGRSVEQSKISAYLIPIVAVVLLIFLVIKPAFIFFSTEGPGSMKAPLILSLILGMVAGAILQRSRICTAGGFRDAMLIKDYHFLWGILGIFTLNLIANLILNFDNFNISFANQPVAHTNQLWNFLGMVLAGVCSSLLGGCPIRQTILASEGDTDAGITILGLIVGAAFAHNFGLASSGEGATANGKIAVIVGIVFVLFIAYSIVTSKNKEEIQNKGVVKNA
- a CDS encoding sulfurtransferase TusA family protein; the protein is MPNILDARGRSCPEPVIITENAIKSNPNSSLKVLVDSYAAVENITRFVTKKGYNVNIEENNHEFTLNIKK
- a CDS encoding DUF3343 domain-containing protein, with amino-acid sequence MEESYCIVTFHITQHSLIFEKILKDKGLEVQLMPVPRQISSSCGISAKVSCNKKAKILQLCKDEDIHIDSFHRVENQKRNNWFLKYLKK